TAAGCTGACACGCCCTCTGGACTCCGTTTTCTCCCCCATACTTTCCCTGACTCCCGGAAGGGAACCAAGGAGTTCACATGAAACAAAACATCTTTACCGCCATTGCACTGGCGGTCGTCATGCTGGGTGGATGCGCCACCAAACCGTTCAGAACCGCAACCACCCCACTGTGGGACGCATCCCCCACACGGGACAAGATCGTCGTCTGCAGTGACATCCACATCGGCGTCGAGGACGCCTACGCGGAGAACGTCGCCAACCGGCCGTACTTCGTCGAATTCGTCAATCGTCTGGCGGAAACCACCGACGTGCGGGAACTGGTCCTCAACGGCGACTTCCTGGATGAATGGTACCTGCCGCTCTCCTATGTGGAGACGGACCGTACGGCATTCTACCAGAAGAACCTGGACAACAACCCCACCGTCATCAAGGCACTGAAGAACGCCATCGCCAGCGGCATCAAGGTGGTATACATCGTGGGCAACCACGACATGTCCATCAAACAACAGATGATCGAGCAAGCCATCCCCGGCATCATCGTCGTCAACCAACCGCTGGGTGTCGGATTGTATCGTACCGGAGACCGGGGCGAGATCGCCCTGGAGCACGGACACCGCTACGATGTCTATTCGGCGCCTGACACCATCACCAACGCCGCCATCACCACCGGGGAGACGATGCTCCCGCCAGGATACTGGTACGCACGCTACGCCGCAGATTGGGTGATCGCCGGCAAACCCTCCTTCCCGCCTGACATTCCTGCGATCACCACCGTGCCGGACAAGACGAAGGACCGTGACCAGTACTACGCCTACGCCTACTACCGGACGCTGGCCGTCGAATTCACCCGCATCACGCTGGGAAACGCCTTCTCCGACAAGATCTTCGACATCCAGGTGGACGGATACAACGGCACCTACTCGCTGCAGGATCTGTTCCCCGTCCTGAACAACGACGGAAAGATCACCGCGCCGCTTCTCTACCCCAACTACCAACGGACCTGGGACGCTCGGCAGGAAGCCAACGGCGTCAAGGTGAAATCCGATTTCGGCGAAGCTGCCCTGGGTGCGTTGGGCGGAGCGTACTTTGAGAAACAGGCGCGCATGCAGTACGACGTGGACAAGACGGAAAGCCCCGTCGAAGTGGTCTCGTTCGGCCACACCCACATCCCGGAGTTCTACTCCTACGGCCCGGGAAGGTTCTACATCAACACCGGCACCTGGATCGACCACAACACCAACTACAAGGAAGGCGATGGTTCGATGCTCTCCCGCACCTTCACCGTCATCACGACGGGAGCGCAGGACAAGGTGGATGTCTACCAATACCAGACGGACGGAAACCTCAGGGACATCAAGGCGATGCTCCTCACCGACCATCCCTGAAGCACAAACCCTTGCACGGGGCGGAACCGCTTGGTTCCGCCCGTTTCTTTTCTTCCCCACCTGTTGTATGATCATCCCCGAGAGAAAGAAAGCATGAAACATATAGAACCGTATCATGGGGCGGGCATTCAGCTATGGACCACCAGGGAAAGCCTCACCTCCGTGCTGCTGGTCCTGCGGGCCATCCCACCCCAAAAGGGGAGCTGGTCGATCCCCGGTGGCGGCTGGGAACGGAGGAAGGACGGTTTTGATACCAAGGGAAAGCCTGACTACCGCGCCACGGCCATCCGGGAATGCAGGGAGGAAATCTTTTTC
The window above is part of the Sphaerochaeta sp. genome. Proteins encoded here:
- a CDS encoding metallophosphoesterase, which translates into the protein MKQNIFTAIALAVVMLGGCATKPFRTATTPLWDASPTRDKIVVCSDIHIGVEDAYAENVANRPYFVEFVNRLAETTDVRELVLNGDFLDEWYLPLSYVETDRTAFYQKNLDNNPTVIKALKNAIASGIKVVYIVGNHDMSIKQQMIEQAIPGIIVVNQPLGVGLYRTGDRGEIALEHGHRYDVYSAPDTITNAAITTGETMLPPGYWYARYAADWVIAGKPSFPPDIPAITTVPDKTKDRDQYYAYAYYRTLAVEFTRITLGNAFSDKIFDIQVDGYNGTYSLQDLFPVLNNDGKITAPLLYPNYQRTWDARQEANGVKVKSDFGEAALGALGGAYFEKQARMQYDVDKTESPVEVVSFGHTHIPEFYSYGPGRFYINTGTWIDHNTNYKEGDGSMLSRTFTVITTGAQDKVDVYQYQTDGNLRDIKAMLLTDHP